gaattcttcgtgtgttctcatttctaatgggaaagctttcaattcttctcatctcttattggatgaattctatcagtcgattcaatttcaactgcgcAATCTTGTTTGAGTTCTGATGTTCAACTTGCATTGAAGTTACCAATACTCCACGGTTAAGTGAAAAGcatttttgcttgccaatcctaaggacaggggatcgaaccccgccttgagcttcaagtttttcatttatttcaaattttaatgagtCCAGaattttctcgttgggagcaggtgggtatcgaacccaggaccattcgcttataaagcgaacatcgtaaccatttAGCAACGAACGctccttgtttaaaaaaaatatttggattgaatataaagtttaccaattacttagtataaaagtttatataactctggaaattatatataaaacttatctaaacttaattttgcaaacttttaattcaactaaatgacAATATATTatcatagaattgctaaataaacattttggagtgggtataccaccgttttgggggtctttgtatcgatagaatagatttttcgttggatttTCGTACCAACCTGGAATTACGTCGTCCGCCGGCATCCgtaccggtccacgattcattCAGTGATCTTCTTCGTCGGGCTGATCCGGAAGGCGTGCTTGAGATGATGCTCCGCGGCTGTTTTGACGGTGGCTGCTGGGTCCGTCATCTCAATCAGCACGCAATGGTGGAGTTTGTGTAGCTGGATACTTCGAAGGCCGGTGAAATTTAATCCCATGCTCTTTTCCACAAACCATTGCACTGTGTTACAAAAGGAAGTTCTTTCACGATAACATTTTCCCAGACACAGCGAAAttagttttaacaattttatttttcccaccgctcaaaaaaaacatcttttctcAAGGCCTACTTCCTCTTCTTTGCCTTGGCCTTTCTTCTCCTCACCCTCTTCTTCATCTTCCTTCTTCCGCACCGCTGGTCGCTCCGCCACCAATGAAAACCGCTTGTCGCTCCCCACCAGGGCGGTGGATTGTTCGGCGTGATCGCCGGTGAGGAGAAGAAAGGCCAAGGCGAAGAAGAGGAAGTAGGCCTTgagaaaatgatgttttttgtgaacggtgggaaaaataaaattgttaaaactaaTTTCGCTGTGTCTGGGAAAATTTTATCGTGAAAGAACTTCCTTTTGTAACACAGTGCAATGGTTTGTTTAAAAGAGCATGGGATTTAATTTCACCGGCCTTCGAAGTATCCAGCTACACAACATCCACCATTGCGTGCTGATTGAGATGACGGACCCAGCAGCCGCCGTCAAAACAGCCGCGGAGCATCATCTCAAGCACGCCTTCCGGATCAGCCCGACGAAGAAGATCGTGATTCTGATCTACGTCGACGTGCGGTTCCACGATCTTCCGCCGGACATGTCCAACATGCAGATCGCCGAAGCCATGTTACAGTACGACGACGTGCTTACGATTAGGGACGAGGTGTGGAGAGACATTTTTCCCGACCTACCCAATGGTGTgcgggttttaaaaatgaagCTCTCTAAGCCTGTTCGGTTGTATGTAACGATTTGCAGCCTTAGCAGTTTGGCAACCCATACGGGTCAGATTGCCACGTGCCGACTTTGTGGATTCCAACGACACAGCCGAAACAACCAACACCGAAGAGAAGACTGTGGAAACTCACAGTTTGACGTAAAACTAcctgaaattattattattgtatgaaaatttgaaacccAAAACTTTACCAAATTATGACAACAGAAGGCCAGTACGTTTAA
This is a stretch of genomic DNA from Culex pipiens pallens isolate TS chromosome 1, TS_CPP_V2, whole genome shotgun sequence. It encodes these proteins:
- the LOC128092333 gene encoding uncharacterized protein LOC128092333 is translated as MGFNFTGLRSIQLHNIHHCVLIEMTDPAAAVKTAAEHHLKHAFRISPTKKIVILIYVDVRFHDLPPDMSNMQIAEAMLQYDDVLTIRDEVWRDIFPDLPNALAVWQPIRVRLPRADFVDSNDTAETTNTEEKTVETHSLT